One region of Cucurbita pepo subsp. pepo cultivar mu-cu-16 chromosome LG03, ASM280686v2, whole genome shotgun sequence genomic DNA includes:
- the LOC111790547 gene encoding DNA-binding protein SMUBP-2, whose translation MEGTKTKKKSAPITLEQFVSITAPLLDIEKDAEISASISSGASRNLETAQKKGSTILNLKCIDASSGLMGKTLLEFQSNKGDVLPPHKFSTHDVVVLKPNKADLGSPSLGQGVVYRLKDSSITVAFDDIPEEGLSSPLRLEKVANEVTYRRMKDALIQLSKGVHRGPAADLIPVLFGERQPSMSKTDVKFKPINSNLDHSQKDAISKALSAKNVFLLHGPPGTGKTTTVVEIILQEVKRGSKILACAASNIAVDNIVERLVPHRVKLVRLGHPARLLPQVLESALDAQVLRGDNSSLANDIRKEMKALNGKLLKAKDRNTRRDIQKELRTLSKEERNRQQLAVTDVIKNSDVVLTTLTGAFSRKLNNISFDLVIIDEAAQALEIACWIALLKASRCILAGDHLQLPPTIQSVEAEKKGLGRTLFERLADMYGNEVTSMLTVQYRMHELIMDWSSKELYDSKIKAHSSVAAHTLYDLEDVKKTSSTEPTILLIDTAGCEMEERKDEEESTLNEGEAEVAMAHAKRLIQSGVQPCEIGIITPYAAQVVLLKMLRSKEDRLKNIEISTVDGFQGREKEAIVISMVRSNSKKEVGFLSDRRRMNVAVTRARRQCCLVCDTDTVTHDAFLKRLIEYFEENGEYLSASEYQNE comes from the exons ATGGAGGGAACCAAAACCAAGAAGAAATCAGCTCCTATCACTCTGGAGCAATTCGTTTCCATCACGGCTCCACTCTTAGACATCGAAAAG GATGCAGAAATATCTGCGTCTATCAGCTCTGGTGCATCCAGGAACTTGGAGACCGCTCAGAAAAAGGGTTCTACTATTCTCAACTTGAAGTGTATTGATGCTTCG AGTGGGCTCATGGGGAAAACTCTTCTTGAGTTTCAATCAAACAAGGGAGACGTTCTTCCTCCCCACAAG TTTAGCACACATGATGTGGTGGTTTTGAAACCAAACAAAGCTGATTTAGGTTCTCCTTCTCTTGGTCAAGGAGTAGTTTATCGGTTGAAG GACTCATCGATTACTGTTGCTTTTGATGACATCCCAGAAGAGGGTTTATCCAGTCCTCTACGGTTGGAGAAAGTGGCAAATGAG GTGACATATCGTAGGATGAAGGATGCCCTGATACAATTGAGCAAAGGGGTACATAGAGGACCGGCTGCTGATCTTATTCCTGTATTATTTGGAGAGAGGCAACCATCAATGTCCAAAACTGATGTTAAATTCAAACCCATCAATTCCAATCTTGATCACTCTCAG AAAGATGCCATCTCAAAGGCCCTATCAGCAAAAAATGTATTTCTGCTGCATGGTCCCCCAGGAACCGGAAAAACCACAACAGTGGTGGAAATTATCTTACAAGAAGTAAAGCGTGGATCAAAAATTCTAGCATGTGCTGCTTCAAATATTGCTGTCGACAACATTGTTGAGAGACTTGTTCCTCACAG AGTGAAGTTGGTGAGACTGGGACATCCTGCTCGTCTACTTCCTCAAGTCTTGGAGAGTGCTCTAGATGCCCAG GTCTTGCGTGGGGACAATAGTTCTCTTGCAAATGACATCCGGAAAGAGATGAAG GCATTGAATGGGAAGCTTCTGAAAGCCAAGGACCGAAACACACGGAGAGACATCCAGAAGGAGCTTAGAACATTGTCGAAGGAAGAGCGGAATAGGCAGCAGTTAGCAGTAACAgatgtaataaaaaattcagaTGTTGTTCTAACAACTTTGACAGGGGCATTTTCTCGCAAACtgaataatatttcatttgatttgGTAATAATTGATGAAGCTGCTCAAGCTCTTGAAATTGCATGCTGGATAGCTTTGTTGAAG GCATCAAGATGCATTCTTGCCGGAGACCATCTTCAGCTTCCTCCAACAATCCAAAGTGTTGAAGCAGAGAAGAAGGGACTTGGAAGAACCCTATTTGAACGCCTGGCTGACATGTATGGAAATGAAGTAACCTCTATGCTCACCGTCCAGTATCGTATGCATGAACTGATCATGGATTGGTCATCAAAAGAGCTATATGATAGTAAG ATCAAAGCTCATTCAAGTGTTGCTGCACATACGCTTTATGACCTTGAGGATGTGAAAAAGACATCATCAACTGAACCTACCATTCTGCTCATAGACACAGCAGG GTgtgaaatggaagaaagaaaggatgAGGAAGAAAGCACTTTAAATGAAGGTGAAGCTGAGGTTGCCATGGCTCATGCAAAGAGACTAATCCAAAGTGGCGTTCAACCTTGTGAAATTGGAATTATAACTCCTTATGCTGCACAG GTTGTGTTACTGAAAATGTTAAGAAGCAAAGAAGACAGACTAAAAAACATTGAAATCTCCACAGTTGATGGCTTCCAGGGAAGAGAGAAGGAAGCTATCGTCATCTCCATGGTTCGATCAAATTCAAAGAAGGAG GTAGGATTCTTGAGCGACCGTAGACGAATGAATGTAGCTGTGACTCGAGCTAGAAGGCAATGTTGTCTGGTCTGCGACACCGATACGGTAACTCACGATGCATTTTTGAAGCGATTAATCgaatattttgaagaaaatggtgAGTATCTTAGTGCCTCTGAGTATCAGAATGAGTAG